TGCTCATAATGAAAATGAATGTTGAAAAAAAGGACAAAATATATTATAATAAACAACATTGGGAGTAGATAGGTACTGGTGTATCTACTGGTCTTCAAAACCAGCTTCTCGTCCTTTACGGCGAGAGGTGGGTTCGATTCCCACATACTCCCGCCATTTTTTTAAATTTGATTACTTATAATTTTATATCAATTAACTTTTATCCTCACTATCGTATTTAGCAACAACCCTTGTGGAAATACCTCCTCTTTCCATGAATTCACCAATAACCTCCATGCATTTGGGAGCTAAAAGTTTTACCAAATCATCTAATATACGGTTTACTGCATGTTCCTGTAATATTCCTACATTTCGGTATGATGTTAAATAATATTTTAAAGATTTTAATTCAACCAATTTATCACTCGGTATATACTTAATCGTCAATCTTGCATTATCCGGCAAGCCTGTCCATGGACACACAGAAGAAAATTCTTCGGTATTGTATTCTATAACCGTATCTTTCTCTGGATACTCATATACCGTCGTTTCTAAAATTTCTGAATCAATTTTATCATATCCATAAATATCAAATCTCTTTTCACTGTATTTATTCATCAGTTTAAGCGCTGGATGCTCCATTCCTTAACAGGTGGATGAAATGCGCTTTTCACTCCTTTCATTTAAAAAAATATTTATCATAATTCTTTCTGTCTTTAAATTCTTATATTTATAAAGCTTATCATACTTTATTTCTTTGATAAATTATATAAAACCGTAAAACTCATTTCCACATTTTAAACATTTATTATTTTTTATACCAATAATATTTATATTGATATTTCTTTCAATCAGCAAATTCCCGCATACAGGACAATATGTATTGTTATCAAACCCAGGGGCATTGCCTGTATAAACATAATTAAGATATTTCTTTCCCGTTTCAGAAACCAATTTTAAGGTTTCAATAGGTGTAGGTGGATTTGTCATTTTATAATGAGGAAAATATCTCGTAAAATGTAAAGGAATGTTTTTATTTATGCCTGACAGCCATTTTGCAAGTTTTTCCATTTCGTCAACATTATCATTTTCTCCTGTAACTAATAATGTTGTTATTTCAACATGACAAGATTTAGCCGCAACTTCTACCGTCCTTAATACATTGTCAAGTTTCCCGTAGCACAGCTTTCTGTAATATTCATCAGTAAATGCTTTTATATCAATGTTCATTGCATCAATATATTTTAGCAGTTCTTTTAATGGCTCAATATTTATAAATCCATTTGAAACAAGCACATTTTTTAACCCATTTTCCCTTGCTGCTTTTGCACATTCTATCACATATTCAAACCATATAGTCGGTTCATTATAAGTATATGCTATACCTATATTGTTCTCCTGAGACTTTGCAATATGTATTAATTGCTCAGGTAATGCAAAATTTCCTTCCAATTTTTGCTGTGATATCTCCCAGTTCTGACAAAATGCACATCTTAAATTGCATCCGAAGGTTCCAACAGAAAGTATATATCTGCCGGGATAGAAATGATATAAAGGCTTCTTTTCCATTGGATCCAAGGCAATTGCTGTTACAATGCCATAATTTTCAGTATTAAGGGTACCATTCACATTTTTACGCACATTACAAAATCCATACTTACCTTCTTTAATCATACAATCATGAGGACATAATAAGCAGTGTACTGTATTATTATCAAGTTTTTCATAAAACATTGCTTCTTTCATTTATGCCTCACCACCTTAAATTTAAATATGCTATATGGTTCCTGTGGATTTATTCCTGCCTTTTTAAGAGCAATGGAGATTTGTTCATCTACTGTATTTACACCTTCAAGGTCCGGCAGAAGGACTCCTGACCTGTAACCGCTTTTTACTATAATGCCGTATTTTTTAGGGTCAAGTTCATCTATGGATAATACCGACTCCGGTTGGGTTAAAACATCGACAGAATATTCTAAATCATCTAGTTCTTCAAGCCTTACGGGATAGAATCGAGGATCCTCCGTTCCTGCACTTATGGCATTTCTTATTATTTCATCAGCAATATTATCCCTTTGAGGATATATTGTACCTATACATCCTCTTAAGTCACCATCTTTATGTATTGAAACAAAAACGCCCGCTTTTTTATTTAACATTTCCATCGGTAAATCCTCAGGTACTTTCATTATTTTATTATTCTTAAGATAATATTCTAAACTTTTCCTTGCTAATTTTACATAGATATCTTCATTTGCCCTCATTTCATTAATTCTTTCCTTCTTTAAATTATACAGTATTTTCATAAATCCAAAAGATTTTTCTTTTTCAGGTATAAATTCTGCGACACCATACCCAACTCCAAACGGTCCTTCATATGAAAGTACCTTTGCTTTTACTTCATAAGCATCAAGGACCCCCAGCAAAACACATATAGACCTAAAACCACATTCTGCAGCATCTTCTATAAGGGCTTTATCCATATTGATTATTTCTTTTACTTTCATATCTTCTAAAAGATTTAAAATAAGTTCGTCAAATACCTTACCATTTGGGGTATACCCATTAGGGCTGTTTGGTGTAAGTTTATGTGAAAGGTCTCCACTGGCAATAAAAACAACCTTATTATCTGACTCAATTATTGCTTCATTTATTGCAATTCCAAATTCATAAAGCTGTTCAAAAGGCAAAAATCCATATGCCAAATTTACTAATTTAAAATCGTTGTACTGTTTTGTGACAAAGTATAAAGGTACCAATGTGCCGTGGTCAAGATCTTCCGGCAATGAATATTTTCTTAATATTGTTTCATCAATTGCTGCAATAGGGATATTATGTGCCTTTGCCTTTTCCAAAATCTTTTTAGATAATCCTATGTTGTTTTTAAAGCTAAATTTAACCTGTCCGGCTGCAAACTTTCCAAGGTCTCCTTCTAAGTCAGACCTCATTATTATTGACACCGCATCTCTAAAAACATAACTATGCGGAGAAATAACGATAATTGTATCAGGCATAAGTTCTCTTATGTTTTTAGAAGCTATATTTAATGCCTCTATCGTTTTCTGAATCTTTTTTTCTTCCCCATGACCAACCTCGGGTACTATAATCGGTGGATGTGGCATGAGGTATGCCGATAAAAGCTTACCCATAGTGATTACCCCTTTCTTTTTTCATTTGCTTATATTATACTCTTAATACATATAATTTAAAATATTATTTAGAAATAATATTTTAAATTATTGACAAATACTAAAAATAATGTTATATTTATATTGTGGAATTACCCCATATACAGGGGATAAGTATAGGAGGTTGGTATTAATGAAACCAATTAGTGTAACAGATGCGACATTTGAAAATGAAGTTTATAACTCAGACAAACCGGTATTAGTTGATTTTTGGGCAAAATGGTGCGGTCCATGCAGAATGATGGCACCTGTTCTTGAAGAATTTTCAGAAGAATATTCAGACCATATTAAGGTTGCAAAATTAGATATAGATGAAAACCCTTTAATCACGACACAATACAGGGTAATGAGCATACCTACCTTGGGTATATTTGTAAATGGTAAACTTGTTGACAAATTAGTTGGATTTATGCCCAAAGAAGAACTTGCTAACAGATTATCGAAATATATTAATGCATAATTTAAACCAAGGCATAAAAAAGGAGCTAATTTCCATAGCTCCTTTTTATGCTGTTATATTTAATATTTGAAGGTCATTTACAACCTTTATATATTCGACATTTGGATCTTCAGTACCCTGTATGCTTAAATTAGCATTTTTCATTTCATTAACATATTCTATAATCTCTCTGGTTATTCTTTCACCCGGACATAATACTGGAATGCCAGGAGGATATGCCATGAGAAACTCTGCACTTATCTGTCCAATACTTTCTTCCAATGGGAGAGCTACTGTTGAACATTCAAATGCATATCTTGGTGATATTACCTGTTCAGGTATATCTGGTATATCAATAGATTTCATTATATCTACACCATCTTTATATAATTCACTGCTAATATCCCTTAATGCCCTTAACAAATAATCAACTTTTTCCTTTGTATCACCTATTGAAAAAATACATAATACATTATACATATCAGATAACTCCGGCTGAATATAATATTTTTCAGCTAAGATTCTTTCCAACTCATGACCCGTTATGCCAAGTCCCTTAGCGGTTATAGTAATCTTTGTTGGGTCAAAATCATATGCACCATTTTTACCTACAATTTCATCTCCAAAACAATACAATCCATTTATATTGTTTATCTCTTTACGTGCATATTCCGAAAGTTCAATTGTCATATCAAGCAATTTCTTACCTTCTATCATCATTTGTTTCCTTGCAACATCTAAGGATGCCAGCAATATATAAGAAGGGCTTGTTGTTTGTAGTAAGCTCATGACCTGTTTTACTCTTAATACATCTATTCTATCCGCTTTTACATGTAGCATTGAACTCTGTGTCATTGAGCCAATAATCTTATGTGTGCTTTGTGCACATATATCTGCACCTGCTTCCATAGCTGATATTGGTAATTTCTCATTAAATTTCAAATGGGGACCATGTGCCTCGTCTACCATTAAAATTGCTCCATAGTCATGAACAATTTCAGAAATTTTAACAATATCTGCTGATACACCATAATAGGTGGGATTTATAATTAAAACAGCCTTTGCATCGGGATTATCTTTAAGTGTTTTTTCTA
This is a stretch of genomic DNA from Aceticella autotrophica. It encodes these proteins:
- the queF gene encoding preQ(1) synthase, whose product is MMNKYSEKRFDIYGYDKIDSEILETTVYEYPEKDTVIEYNTEEFSSVCPWTGLPDNARLTIKYIPSDKLVELKSLKYYLTSYRNVGILQEHAVNRILDDLVKLLAPKCMEVIGEFMERGGISTRVVAKYDSEDKS
- the amrS gene encoding AmmeMemoRadiSam system radical SAM enzyme, translated to MKEAMFYEKLDNNTVHCLLCPHDCMIKEGKYGFCNVRKNVNGTLNTENYGIVTAIALDPMEKKPLYHFYPGRYILSVGTFGCNLRCAFCQNWEISQQKLEGNFALPEQLIHIAKSQENNIGIAYTYNEPTIWFEYVIECAKAARENGLKNVLVSNGFINIEPLKELLKYIDAMNIDIKAFTDEYYRKLCYGKLDNVLRTVEVAAKSCHVEITTLLVTGENDNVDEMEKLAKWLSGINKNIPLHFTRYFPHYKMTNPPTPIETLKLVSETGKKYLNYVYTGNAPGFDNNTYCPVCGNLLIERNININIIGIKNNKCLKCGNEFYGFI
- the amrA gene encoding AmmeMemoRadiSam system protein A; the protein is MGKLLSAYLMPHPPIIVPEVGHGEEKKIQKTIEALNIASKNIRELMPDTIIVISPHSYVFRDAVSIIMRSDLEGDLGKFAAGQVKFSFKNNIGLSKKILEKAKAHNIPIAAIDETILRKYSLPEDLDHGTLVPLYFVTKQYNDFKLVNLAYGFLPFEQLYEFGIAINEAIIESDNKVVFIASGDLSHKLTPNSPNGYTPNGKVFDELILNLLEDMKVKEIINMDKALIEDAAECGFRSICVLLGVLDAYEVKAKVLSYEGPFGVGYGVAEFIPEKEKSFGFMKILYNLKKERINEMRANEDIYVKLARKSLEYYLKNNKIMKVPEDLPMEMLNKKAGVFVSIHKDGDLRGCIGTIYPQRDNIADEIIRNAISAGTEDPRFYPVRLEELDDLEYSVDVLTQPESVLSIDELDPKKYGIIVKSGYRSGVLLPDLEGVNTVDEQISIALKKAGINPQEPYSIFKFKVVRHK
- the trxA gene encoding thioredoxin; the protein is MLYLYCGITPYTGDKYRRLVLMKPISVTDATFENEVYNSDKPVLVDFWAKWCGPCRMMAPVLEEFSEEYSDHIKVAKLDIDENPLITTQYRVMSIPTLGIFVNGKLVDKLVGFMPKEELANRLSKYINA
- a CDS encoding aminotransferase class I/II-fold pyridoxal phosphate-dependent enzyme, whose product is MKNLNHEKTPLFDALMEYVNNNTIPFHVPGHKKGKGMEKRFLDFVGKNVLSMDVTVFKQVDSLHKPTGPIKEAQELAADAFGADATFFCIHGTSGAIQAMILSVMGENEKIIVPRNIHKSVTSGIILSGAVPVYMQPEVDKNIGVALNVTPEIVEKTLKDNPDAKAVLIINPTYYGVSADIVKISEIVHDYGAILMVDEAHGPHLKFNEKLPISAMEAGADICAQSTHKIIGSMTQSSMLHVKADRIDVLRVKQVMSLLQTTSPSYILLASLDVARKQMMIEGKKLLDMTIELSEYARKEINNINGLYCFGDEIVGKNGAYDFDPTKITITAKGLGITGHELERILAEKYYIQPELSDMYNVLCIFSIGDTKEKVDYLLRALRDISSELYKDGVDIMKSIDIPDIPEQVISPRYAFECSTVALPLEESIGQISAEFLMAYPPGIPVLCPGERITREIIEYVNEMKNANLSIQGTEDPNVEYIKVVNDLQILNITA